In the genome of Phlebotomus papatasi isolate M1 chromosome 2, Ppap_2.1, whole genome shotgun sequence, one region contains:
- the LOC129800868 gene encoding protein nervous wreck isoform X3, translating to MPEAGGSKSGLRRRSSLSRLRRRHRKKPPTPYGISGNYTKFLKNLHAEQVAKLQLKNQHECDLLEDIRLFTIKRSAIEKSYSEALLKISSAYLNKKMPNIPDIKMEGADEKWNMWSVWRTVLEENEKLARARLAAIEVFQQQIADEAKMLRDYKLAISKKCVNQLANIQKELQNCVVRVDTTKKQYFDEEHSAHDVRDKARDIEEKLKKKKGSFFQSITSLQKNSARVTSRKEQLEERSSGARNDYLLSLASANAHQNRYFTVDLQTTMTTMENYVYERIADYLMLMGRTELLTCSATQHSFGKIRDQAQQLTREYNLQCCYLFYPVLKQHIQYEFENCENDPITKITAEHESAAANLSREAKIMAGRIFRENNNIKEYVKKLAICQALRDAGQRVDPQDPHGVDLETKMEDFRECVRKAETEKAKAEACIECLRQGGVNVDEWLQEAETLGVQEIHRSNSSLSMRTDASGQGEQPSSDSFYDSDTEEQQPKIAQPSTSQAVVTARDVDPEEELSQAESVPDHADVDAMLEQERQKIEQLTAGWDDPTQVDWGAEGAGSAVPAQTGPVFKCTALYSYTAQNPDELTIVENEQLEVIGEGDGDGWLRARNYRGEEGYVPHNYLDVERDELSDSSQQQALATQISFSSVDYTVDAEEQEAYQDSAQSPDQVSVISAPVKVTKPQPEIQYCIALYDYDATAEDELTFEEGQIIKITTKSAHGVDDGWWEGELDGKHGNFPALLVEECDETGEPLTEGEEEPEDSPMTPPSVPDAVRQLPVPAPPPTFEAFSSNDTEPDQVPPPSQPPPQAPQAFEMELSKAQQKQYGSHQFQSTPPGRYIRNGDQRRWW from the exons ATGCCAGAAGCGGGTGGCAGCAAAAGTGGTCTTCGACGGAGATCCAGTCTTTCGCGCCTGAGACGACGTCATAGAAAGAAACCACCAACACCTTATGGTATTTCG GGTAACTACACCAAGTTCCTCAAGAATTTGCATGCTGAGCAAGTGGCAAAGCTGCAACTCAAAAATCAGCATGAATGCGATCTCCTGGAGGATATTCGTCTCTTCACGATTAAACGCTCAGCCATTGAGAAGTCCTATAGTGAGGCACTGCTCAAGATATCATCGGCTTATCTCAACAAAAAGATGCCTAACATTCCCGACATTAAGATGGAAGGAGCAGATGAGAAATG GAATATGTGGAGCGTCTGGCGTACGGTGCTGGAGGAAAATGAAAAGCTGGCCAGAGCCCGTTTGGCCGCCATTGAAGTATTTCAGCAGCAAATAGCCGATGAGGCTAAGATGCTCCGAGATTATAAATTAGCCATCAGCAAAAAGTGCGTCAATCAATTGGCAAATATTCAGAAGGAGTTGCAAAATTGCGTAGTACGCGTGGATACGACAAAGAAGCAGTATTTCGATGAGGAACACAGTGCCCATGATGTTAGGGACAAGGCTAGGGATATCGAGGAGAagttaaagaagaagaagggttCATTCTTTCAGTCGATCACATCACTACAGAAGAACAGTGCCAGGGTGACTTCGCGAAAGGAACAACTGGAGGAGAGATCATCTGGAGCCAGAAATGACTATCTACTGAGCCTGGCTTCGGCCAATGCCCATCAAAATCGCTATTTTACTGTTGATCTTCAAACGACAATGACCACAATGGAGAATTATGTCTATGAACGAATAGCTGACTATTTGATGCTAATGGGACGCACCGAGTTGCTCACCTGCTCCGCTACGCAGCATTCCTTCGGAAAGATCCGGGATCAGGCTCAGCAGCTGACGCGCGAATACAATTTACAGTGCTGCTATTTATTCTATCCCGTACTCAAGCAGCACATTCagtatgaatttgagaattgtgAAAATGATCCCATCACTAAGATTACGGCGGAACATGAATCAGCAGCGGCAAATCTCAGTCGTGAGGCAAAGATTATGGCGGGAAGGATTTTCCGAGAGAACAACAATATCAAGGAGTATGTGAAGAAATTGGCAATTTGCCAGGCTCTGCGGGATGCTGGGCAGCGTGTTGATCCTCAGGATCCGCATGGAGTAGACCTGGAGACGAAAATGGAGGACTTCCGGGAGTGTGTGCGAAAAGCAGAGACGGAGAAAGCCAAAGCGGAAGCCTGTATTGAATGTCTGAGGCAAGGTGGAGTCAATGTGGATGAGTGGCTGCAGGAAGCCGAAACTCTCGGGGTCCAGGAAATTCATCGCTCAAACAGTTCCCTCTCGATGAGGACTGATGCTTCGGGTCAGGGAGAACAGCCGAGCTCAGACAGTTTCTACGATTCAGACACGGAGGAGCAACAGCCAAAGATCGCTCAACCATCGACATCTCAGGCTGTCGTGACAGCCCGGGATGTTGATCCGGAGGAAGAACTTTCTCAGGCAGAGTCAGTGCCAGATCATGCCGATGTTGATGCTATGCTGGAACAGGAGAGGCAGAAGATTGAGCAATTAACAGCTGGTTGGGATGATCCGACTCAAGTAGACTGGGGAGCTGAGGGAGCTGGAAGTGCAGTTCCAGCTCAAACTGGACCAGTTTTCAAATGCACTGCCCTGTATTCCTACACAGCCCAGAATCCTGATGAACTGACCATTGTGGAGAATGAACAGTTGGAGGTGATTGGGGAGGGTGATGGTGATGGTTGGTTGAGGGCCAGGAATTATCGAGGAGAAGAGGGCTATGTACCTCACAACTATCTGGATGTTGAGCGCGATGAATTGAGTGATTCGAGTCAACAGCAGGCTCTGGCCACACAAATCTCCTTCTCTTCAGTGGATTACACAGTGGATGCTGAGGAGCAGGAAGCCTATCAGGATTCTGCCCAGTCACCAGATCAAGTATCTGTGATCTCAGCTCCGGTCAAAGTCACCAAACCCCAGCCTGAAATTCAGTATTGCATTGCTCTCTATGACTACGATGCTACGGCAGAGGATGAACTGACCTTCGAGGAAGGGCAGATCATCAAGATCACCACAAAGAGTGCCCATGGAGTGGACGATGGATGGTGGGAAGGTGAATTGGATGGGAAGCATGGAAATTTCCCGGCTCTCCTGGTGGAAGAATGCGATGAGACAGGAGAACCCTTGACTGAGGGCGAGGAAGAACCCGAAGATTCTCCCATGACACCACCTTCTGTGCCCGATGCTGTCCGTCAACTTCCAGTTCCCGCACCTCCGCCCACTTTTGAGGCTTTCTCATCGAATG ataccgAACCCGATCAGGTTCCTCCACCCTCGCAACCACCTCCACAAGCGCCCCAGGCTTTTGAGATGGAGCTCTCAAAGGCTCAGCAGAAGCAATATGGTTCCCATCAGTTCCAGTCAACTCCACCAG GGAGATACATCAGAAACGGTGACCAAAGAAGATGGTGGTGA
- the LOC129800868 gene encoding protein nervous wreck isoform X1 yields MPEAGGSKSGLRRRSSLSRLRRRHRKKPPTPYGISGNYTKFLKNLHAEQVAKLQLKNQHECDLLEDIRLFTIKRSAIEKSYSEALLKISSAYLNKKMPNIPDIKMEGADEKWNMWSVWRTVLEENEKLARARLAAIEVFQQQIADEAKMLRDYKLAISKKCVNQLANIQKELQNCVVRVDTTKKQYFDEEHSAHDVRDKARDIEEKLKKKKGSFFQSITSLQKNSARVTSRKEQLEERSSGARNDYLLSLASANAHQNRYFTVDLQTTMTTMENYVYERIADYLMLMGRTELLTCSATQHSFGKIRDQAQQLTREYNLQCCYLFYPVLKQHIQYEFENCENDPITKITAEHESAAANLSREAKIMAGRIFRENNNIKEYVKKLAICQALRDAGQRVDPQDPHGVDLETKMEDFRECVRKAETEKAKAEACIECLRQGGVNVDEWLQEAETLGVQEIHRSNSSLSMRTDASGQGEQPSSDSFYDSDTEEQQPKIAQPSTSQAVVTARDVDPEEELSQAESVPDHADVDAMLEQERQKIEQLTAGWDDPTQVDWGAEGAGSAVPAQTGPVFKCTALYSYTAQNPDELTIVENEQLEVIGEGDGDGWLRARNYRGEEGYVPHNYLDVERDELSDSSQQQALATQISFSSVDYTVDAEEQEAYQDSAQSPDQVSVISAPVKVTKPQPEIQYCIALYDYDATAEDELTFEEGQIIKITTKSAHGVDDGWWEGELDGKHGNFPALLVEECDETGEPLTEGEEEPEDSPMTPPSVPDAVRQLPVPAPPPTFEAFSSNDTEPDQVPPPSQPPPQAPQAFEMELSKAQQKQYGSHQFQSTPPVLVLEQEGDTSETVTKEDGGEEFGLNVVQISVTAATPMAEHPEMAFPPVKEEVEAEEAEAEECAKESPPGEDEDKDLPPPPPQEIQENPEEVDDFGEDLPPPAEKPPEPPAIPAPESDPFGADGEFEANFEANFSANFEDAFAGDPEPPKQVVGGRASIPEELAPHQLERLQNLKESNA; encoded by the exons ATGCCAGAAGCGGGTGGCAGCAAAAGTGGTCTTCGACGGAGATCCAGTCTTTCGCGCCTGAGACGACGTCATAGAAAGAAACCACCAACACCTTATGGTATTTCG GGTAACTACACCAAGTTCCTCAAGAATTTGCATGCTGAGCAAGTGGCAAAGCTGCAACTCAAAAATCAGCATGAATGCGATCTCCTGGAGGATATTCGTCTCTTCACGATTAAACGCTCAGCCATTGAGAAGTCCTATAGTGAGGCACTGCTCAAGATATCATCGGCTTATCTCAACAAAAAGATGCCTAACATTCCCGACATTAAGATGGAAGGAGCAGATGAGAAATG GAATATGTGGAGCGTCTGGCGTACGGTGCTGGAGGAAAATGAAAAGCTGGCCAGAGCCCGTTTGGCCGCCATTGAAGTATTTCAGCAGCAAATAGCCGATGAGGCTAAGATGCTCCGAGATTATAAATTAGCCATCAGCAAAAAGTGCGTCAATCAATTGGCAAATATTCAGAAGGAGTTGCAAAATTGCGTAGTACGCGTGGATACGACAAAGAAGCAGTATTTCGATGAGGAACACAGTGCCCATGATGTTAGGGACAAGGCTAGGGATATCGAGGAGAagttaaagaagaagaagggttCATTCTTTCAGTCGATCACATCACTACAGAAGAACAGTGCCAGGGTGACTTCGCGAAAGGAACAACTGGAGGAGAGATCATCTGGAGCCAGAAATGACTATCTACTGAGCCTGGCTTCGGCCAATGCCCATCAAAATCGCTATTTTACTGTTGATCTTCAAACGACAATGACCACAATGGAGAATTATGTCTATGAACGAATAGCTGACTATTTGATGCTAATGGGACGCACCGAGTTGCTCACCTGCTCCGCTACGCAGCATTCCTTCGGAAAGATCCGGGATCAGGCTCAGCAGCTGACGCGCGAATACAATTTACAGTGCTGCTATTTATTCTATCCCGTACTCAAGCAGCACATTCagtatgaatttgagaattgtgAAAATGATCCCATCACTAAGATTACGGCGGAACATGAATCAGCAGCGGCAAATCTCAGTCGTGAGGCAAAGATTATGGCGGGAAGGATTTTCCGAGAGAACAACAATATCAAGGAGTATGTGAAGAAATTGGCAATTTGCCAGGCTCTGCGGGATGCTGGGCAGCGTGTTGATCCTCAGGATCCGCATGGAGTAGACCTGGAGACGAAAATGGAGGACTTCCGGGAGTGTGTGCGAAAAGCAGAGACGGAGAAAGCCAAAGCGGAAGCCTGTATTGAATGTCTGAGGCAAGGTGGAGTCAATGTGGATGAGTGGCTGCAGGAAGCCGAAACTCTCGGGGTCCAGGAAATTCATCGCTCAAACAGTTCCCTCTCGATGAGGACTGATGCTTCGGGTCAGGGAGAACAGCCGAGCTCAGACAGTTTCTACGATTCAGACACGGAGGAGCAACAGCCAAAGATCGCTCAACCATCGACATCTCAGGCTGTCGTGACAGCCCGGGATGTTGATCCGGAGGAAGAACTTTCTCAGGCAGAGTCAGTGCCAGATCATGCCGATGTTGATGCTATGCTGGAACAGGAGAGGCAGAAGATTGAGCAATTAACAGCTGGTTGGGATGATCCGACTCAAGTAGACTGGGGAGCTGAGGGAGCTGGAAGTGCAGTTCCAGCTCAAACTGGACCAGTTTTCAAATGCACTGCCCTGTATTCCTACACAGCCCAGAATCCTGATGAACTGACCATTGTGGAGAATGAACAGTTGGAGGTGATTGGGGAGGGTGATGGTGATGGTTGGTTGAGGGCCAGGAATTATCGAGGAGAAGAGGGCTATGTACCTCACAACTATCTGGATGTTGAGCGCGATGAATTGAGTGATTCGAGTCAACAGCAGGCTCTGGCCACACAAATCTCCTTCTCTTCAGTGGATTACACAGTGGATGCTGAGGAGCAGGAAGCCTATCAGGATTCTGCCCAGTCACCAGATCAAGTATCTGTGATCTCAGCTCCGGTCAAAGTCACCAAACCCCAGCCTGAAATTCAGTATTGCATTGCTCTCTATGACTACGATGCTACGGCAGAGGATGAACTGACCTTCGAGGAAGGGCAGATCATCAAGATCACCACAAAGAGTGCCCATGGAGTGGACGATGGATGGTGGGAAGGTGAATTGGATGGGAAGCATGGAAATTTCCCGGCTCTCCTGGTGGAAGAATGCGATGAGACAGGAGAACCCTTGACTGAGGGCGAGGAAGAACCCGAAGATTCTCCCATGACACCACCTTCTGTGCCCGATGCTGTCCGTCAACTTCCAGTTCCCGCACCTCCGCCCACTTTTGAGGCTTTCTCATCGAATG ataccgAACCCGATCAGGTTCCTCCACCCTCGCAACCACCTCCACAAGCGCCCCAGGCTTTTGAGATGGAGCTCTCAAAGGCTCAGCAGAAGCAATATGGTTCCCATCAGTTCCAGTCAACTCCACCAG TGTTGGTTCTGGAGCAAGAG GGAGATACATCAGAAACGGTGACCAAAGAAGATGGTGGTGAGGAGTTTGGCCTGAATGTTGTTCAGATATCTGTAACAGCTGCCACTCCAATGGCAGAACATCCAGAGATGGCTTTTCCTCCAGTGAAGGAAGAGGTTGAGGCTGAGGAGGCTGAAGCTGAGGAATGTGCAAAGGAATCACCACCGGGTGAGGATGAAGATAAGGATTTGCCTCCTCCACCACCTCAGGAAATTCAGGAGAATCCTGAGGAAGTGGATGATTTTGGTGAGGATCTTCCACCACCAGCTGAAAAACCGCCCGAACCTCCTGCAATTCCAGCTCCTGAATCTGATCCTTTTGGCGCTGATGGGGAATTTGAGGCAAATTTCGAGGCTAACTTCTCAGCCAACTTCGAGGATGCTTTTGCGGGTGATCCTGAGCCGCCGAAGCAAGTTGTTGGAGGACGTGCCAGCATACCGGAGGAATTGGCTCCTCATCAGCTGGAGAGATTGCAGAATCTCAAGGAGAGCAATGCCTAA
- the LOC129800868 gene encoding protein nervous wreck isoform X2 translates to MQPPPRKGNYTKFLKNLHAEQVAKLQLKNQHECDLLEDIRLFTIKRSAIEKSYSEALLKISSAYLNKKMPNIPDIKMEGADEKWNMWSVWRTVLEENEKLARARLAAIEVFQQQIADEAKMLRDYKLAISKKCVNQLANIQKELQNCVVRVDTTKKQYFDEEHSAHDVRDKARDIEEKLKKKKGSFFQSITSLQKNSARVTSRKEQLEERSSGARNDYLLSLASANAHQNRYFTVDLQTTMTTMENYVYERIADYLMLMGRTELLTCSATQHSFGKIRDQAQQLTREYNLQCCYLFYPVLKQHIQYEFENCENDPITKITAEHESAAANLSREAKIMAGRIFRENNNIKEYVKKLAICQALRDAGQRVDPQDPHGVDLETKMEDFRECVRKAETEKAKAEACIECLRQGGVNVDEWLQEAETLGVQEIHRSNSSLSMRTDASGQGEQPSSDSFYDSDTEEQQPKIAQPSTSQAVVTARDVDPEEELSQAESVPDHADVDAMLEQERQKIEQLTAGWDDPTQVDWGAEGAGSAVPAQTGPVFKCTALYSYTAQNPDELTIVENEQLEVIGEGDGDGWLRARNYRGEEGYVPHNYLDVERDELSDSSQQQALATQISFSSVDYTVDAEEQEAYQDSAQSPDQVSVISAPVKVTKPQPEIQYCIALYDYDATAEDELTFEEGQIIKITTKSAHGVDDGWWEGELDGKHGNFPALLVEECDETGEPLTEGEEEPEDSPMTPPSVPDAVRQLPVPAPPPTFEAFSSNDTEPDQVPPPSQPPPQAPQAFEMELSKAQQKQYGSHQFQSTPPVLVLEQEGDTSETVTKEDGGEEFGLNVVQISVTAATPMAEHPEMAFPPVKEEVEAEEAEAEECAKESPPGEDEDKDLPPPPPQEIQENPEEVDDFGEDLPPPAEKPPEPPAIPAPESDPFGADGEFEANFEANFSANFEDAFAGDPEPPKQVVGGRASIPEELAPHQLERLQNLKESNA, encoded by the exons ATGCAGCCTCCACCGAGAAAG GGTAACTACACCAAGTTCCTCAAGAATTTGCATGCTGAGCAAGTGGCAAAGCTGCAACTCAAAAATCAGCATGAATGCGATCTCCTGGAGGATATTCGTCTCTTCACGATTAAACGCTCAGCCATTGAGAAGTCCTATAGTGAGGCACTGCTCAAGATATCATCGGCTTATCTCAACAAAAAGATGCCTAACATTCCCGACATTAAGATGGAAGGAGCAGATGAGAAATG GAATATGTGGAGCGTCTGGCGTACGGTGCTGGAGGAAAATGAAAAGCTGGCCAGAGCCCGTTTGGCCGCCATTGAAGTATTTCAGCAGCAAATAGCCGATGAGGCTAAGATGCTCCGAGATTATAAATTAGCCATCAGCAAAAAGTGCGTCAATCAATTGGCAAATATTCAGAAGGAGTTGCAAAATTGCGTAGTACGCGTGGATACGACAAAGAAGCAGTATTTCGATGAGGAACACAGTGCCCATGATGTTAGGGACAAGGCTAGGGATATCGAGGAGAagttaaagaagaagaagggttCATTCTTTCAGTCGATCACATCACTACAGAAGAACAGTGCCAGGGTGACTTCGCGAAAGGAACAACTGGAGGAGAGATCATCTGGAGCCAGAAATGACTATCTACTGAGCCTGGCTTCGGCCAATGCCCATCAAAATCGCTATTTTACTGTTGATCTTCAAACGACAATGACCACAATGGAGAATTATGTCTATGAACGAATAGCTGACTATTTGATGCTAATGGGACGCACCGAGTTGCTCACCTGCTCCGCTACGCAGCATTCCTTCGGAAAGATCCGGGATCAGGCTCAGCAGCTGACGCGCGAATACAATTTACAGTGCTGCTATTTATTCTATCCCGTACTCAAGCAGCACATTCagtatgaatttgagaattgtgAAAATGATCCCATCACTAAGATTACGGCGGAACATGAATCAGCAGCGGCAAATCTCAGTCGTGAGGCAAAGATTATGGCGGGAAGGATTTTCCGAGAGAACAACAATATCAAGGAGTATGTGAAGAAATTGGCAATTTGCCAGGCTCTGCGGGATGCTGGGCAGCGTGTTGATCCTCAGGATCCGCATGGAGTAGACCTGGAGACGAAAATGGAGGACTTCCGGGAGTGTGTGCGAAAAGCAGAGACGGAGAAAGCCAAAGCGGAAGCCTGTATTGAATGTCTGAGGCAAGGTGGAGTCAATGTGGATGAGTGGCTGCAGGAAGCCGAAACTCTCGGGGTCCAGGAAATTCATCGCTCAAACAGTTCCCTCTCGATGAGGACTGATGCTTCGGGTCAGGGAGAACAGCCGAGCTCAGACAGTTTCTACGATTCAGACACGGAGGAGCAACAGCCAAAGATCGCTCAACCATCGACATCTCAGGCTGTCGTGACAGCCCGGGATGTTGATCCGGAGGAAGAACTTTCTCAGGCAGAGTCAGTGCCAGATCATGCCGATGTTGATGCTATGCTGGAACAGGAGAGGCAGAAGATTGAGCAATTAACAGCTGGTTGGGATGATCCGACTCAAGTAGACTGGGGAGCTGAGGGAGCTGGAAGTGCAGTTCCAGCTCAAACTGGACCAGTTTTCAAATGCACTGCCCTGTATTCCTACACAGCCCAGAATCCTGATGAACTGACCATTGTGGAGAATGAACAGTTGGAGGTGATTGGGGAGGGTGATGGTGATGGTTGGTTGAGGGCCAGGAATTATCGAGGAGAAGAGGGCTATGTACCTCACAACTATCTGGATGTTGAGCGCGATGAATTGAGTGATTCGAGTCAACAGCAGGCTCTGGCCACACAAATCTCCTTCTCTTCAGTGGATTACACAGTGGATGCTGAGGAGCAGGAAGCCTATCAGGATTCTGCCCAGTCACCAGATCAAGTATCTGTGATCTCAGCTCCGGTCAAAGTCACCAAACCCCAGCCTGAAATTCAGTATTGCATTGCTCTCTATGACTACGATGCTACGGCAGAGGATGAACTGACCTTCGAGGAAGGGCAGATCATCAAGATCACCACAAAGAGTGCCCATGGAGTGGACGATGGATGGTGGGAAGGTGAATTGGATGGGAAGCATGGAAATTTCCCGGCTCTCCTGGTGGAAGAATGCGATGAGACAGGAGAACCCTTGACTGAGGGCGAGGAAGAACCCGAAGATTCTCCCATGACACCACCTTCTGTGCCCGATGCTGTCCGTCAACTTCCAGTTCCCGCACCTCCGCCCACTTTTGAGGCTTTCTCATCGAATG ataccgAACCCGATCAGGTTCCTCCACCCTCGCAACCACCTCCACAAGCGCCCCAGGCTTTTGAGATGGAGCTCTCAAAGGCTCAGCAGAAGCAATATGGTTCCCATCAGTTCCAGTCAACTCCACCAG TGTTGGTTCTGGAGCAAGAG GGAGATACATCAGAAACGGTGACCAAAGAAGATGGTGGTGAGGAGTTTGGCCTGAATGTTGTTCAGATATCTGTAACAGCTGCCACTCCAATGGCAGAACATCCAGAGATGGCTTTTCCTCCAGTGAAGGAAGAGGTTGAGGCTGAGGAGGCTGAAGCTGAGGAATGTGCAAAGGAATCACCACCGGGTGAGGATGAAGATAAGGATTTGCCTCCTCCACCACCTCAGGAAATTCAGGAGAATCCTGAGGAAGTGGATGATTTTGGTGAGGATCTTCCACCACCAGCTGAAAAACCGCCCGAACCTCCTGCAATTCCAGCTCCTGAATCTGATCCTTTTGGCGCTGATGGGGAATTTGAGGCAAATTTCGAGGCTAACTTCTCAGCCAACTTCGAGGATGCTTTTGCGGGTGATCCTGAGCCGCCGAAGCAAGTTGTTGGAGGACGTGCCAGCATACCGGAGGAATTGGCTCCTCATCAGCTGGAGAGATTGCAGAATCTCAAGGAGAGCAATGCCTAA